One segment of Paenibacillus rhizovicinus DNA contains the following:
- a CDS encoding response regulator transcription factor — protein sequence MYKVLLADDEPLALEGLKIMVNWEKWGFRVEGLCRNGEEAIEHIRLNPPDLVVTDIRMPVLNGLELIEETRRLGNRSTLFVIASGYDDFDYARQAMSLGVKHYLTKPIIEAEADEVLERMRNELIGREERQLMRTGADRYAVRQALSMLLFGGEEANRQELMRTLNHLSSQASNWTYVQVWTGEEVLGSAREIALRMAEEYGRSYLIDRMGGSFGLVLGSDQPDNEEVSAFAERLHAAMRAAISGRIEMAVGCDVDDLNKLSTSCRSAIEAARFLFFGGTPIVHYAKVQGQKLSFEPMELKAVDSVVETMENARPEELASAIREVFRTFEERMVQPELVRIFETQVMLACASLVKQLGGNPDEMHLLWDSISDADRGKHLQKSAETLIAFCLKCQAAVHELQEMNCGGTPAKVADFLRRHYKETFTIKEIAEQFYINPVYLGQSFSRKYGIGILDFIHDLRIEKAKQQLRETNDASWAIAEALGYRGYQHFLKQFEKRLGMKPSDYRLHCSE from the coding sequence ATGTACAAAGTGCTGCTGGCCGATGACGAACCGCTTGCCTTAGAAGGGCTAAAGATCATGGTCAATTGGGAAAAGTGGGGCTTTCGGGTCGAGGGATTGTGCCGAAACGGCGAAGAAGCGATCGAACACATCCGCCTAAACCCGCCCGATCTAGTCGTTACGGACATTCGCATGCCGGTACTGAACGGGCTCGAACTGATCGAGGAGACGCGTCGCTTGGGTAACCGCTCCACCCTCTTTGTCATCGCAAGCGGCTACGATGATTTCGATTACGCGAGACAGGCGATGAGTTTAGGCGTCAAGCATTACTTGACCAAGCCGATCATTGAGGCCGAGGCGGACGAGGTGCTGGAGCGGATGCGCAATGAACTTATCGGGCGGGAAGAACGGCAGCTCATGCGCACCGGCGCGGATCGGTATGCCGTGAGGCAAGCGTTGTCGATGCTTCTCTTCGGCGGCGAGGAAGCGAATCGGCAGGAACTGATGCGGACGCTGAATCATCTGTCCAGCCAGGCGTCCAATTGGACGTACGTGCAAGTGTGGACAGGGGAAGAAGTTCTGGGCAGTGCCCGCGAGATCGCCTTGCGCATGGCCGAAGAATACGGCCGCAGCTATTTAATCGATAGAATGGGAGGTTCGTTCGGGCTCGTGCTCGGCTCGGATCAACCGGACAATGAAGAAGTTAGCGCATTCGCCGAGCGTCTGCATGCAGCCATGCGAGCCGCAATATCCGGGCGAATCGAAATGGCAGTCGGCTGCGATGTCGATGATCTGAACAAGTTGTCAACGTCCTGCCGCAGCGCCATCGAGGCAGCGCGGTTTCTTTTTTTCGGCGGTACCCCCATCGTTCATTACGCGAAAGTCCAGGGTCAAAAGCTGTCCTTCGAGCCTATGGAGCTGAAGGCGGTGGACAGCGTCGTCGAGACCATGGAGAACGCTCGTCCCGAGGAACTTGCGTCTGCGATCCGGGAAGTGTTCCGCACGTTCGAAGAGCGCATGGTTCAGCCGGAGCTGGTTCGCATCTTCGAGACGCAGGTCATGCTGGCTTGCGCGTCTCTTGTCAAGCAGCTAGGCGGAAACCCCGATGAAATGCACCTGTTATGGGATTCGATCTCCGATGCCGATCGCGGCAAGCATCTGCAAAAATCGGCGGAGACGTTGATCGCCTTCTGCCTGAAATGCCAAGCTGCCGTACACGAGCTGCAGGAAATGAATTGCGGCGGCACGCCGGCGAAGGTGGCGGACTTCTTGCGCCGCCATTATAAGGAGACGTTCACGATCAAGGAGATCGCGGAGCAATTCTATATCAACCCCGTCTATTTAGGCCAGTCGTTCTCGCGCAAATACGGCATCGGCATTCTCGACTTTATTCACGATCTTCGCATCGAGAAAGCGAAGCAGCAGCTCCGGGAGACGAACGACGCCTCGTGGGCGATCGCCGAAGCGCTCGGCTATCGCGGCTATCAGCATTTTCTGAAGCAGTTCGAGAAGCGGCTTGGCATGAAACCGTCCGATTATAGGCTTCATTGCTCCGAGTGA
- a CDS encoding ABC transporter substrate-binding protein, with protein sequence MGVITRKRLWGSLSLGIALSLALAGCGNNNNSSNNSSKSNTAANQGTTDQAAGTANTDSGSNATASDDLKPITISAFIGSPNQQPTADNRIYKKMQDELGVKLNMEFLVGDLQQKLGVMIAGGEYPDLITADPKLVTAKAVVPLEDLIDKYGPHLKEHYANYWNQMKDSSDGHIYWLPNYGAYTGDFLATNYSGPAFWIQKDVLKDAGFPTPKTLDDYFKLISDYAAKHPKTVDGQPTIGFTTLAYDWRTFPLTNAPEHLSGHANDGGVVVDNGVASVFATQDIAKTYYKKLNDIYNQGLMDKEAFVQNYDQYIAKVSTGRVLGMFDQHWNFQDGENELISQNKIGETYVGFPLTYDGVTDHYLDRPVLNLNNGFGISKDAKDPVRIIKFLDALMTEDWQKTLSWGEKGVDYEVDANGKFTRTQKERDEQNDPTWKLANKADAFYGYAPKMEGTFTDGNATSAGTQPDEFYASLKPQDKEILDAYKHKTWTEFFTPAPENPVAYPAWNIDLIDGSDASVANKQMTDATLKYLPQAIMAKTEKFDTVWDQYVNAYKKINVKAYEDRINSQIQWRTQNWSSN encoded by the coding sequence ATGGGGGTTATAACAAGAAAGCGCCTTTGGGGCTCGTTGTCGCTTGGGATTGCGCTTAGTCTCGCGCTTGCCGGCTGCGGCAATAACAACAACAGCAGCAACAACAGCAGCAAAAGCAATACTGCAGCGAATCAAGGGACGACGGATCAGGCAGCCGGTACGGCAAATACCGATAGCGGTTCTAACGCAACGGCATCCGACGATTTGAAACCGATTACGATTTCGGCTTTCATCGGCTCGCCGAACCAGCAGCCGACTGCGGACAATCGGATTTACAAGAAGATGCAGGATGAACTCGGCGTCAAGCTCAACATGGAATTCCTGGTCGGCGACTTGCAGCAGAAACTCGGCGTCATGATCGCCGGCGGAGAGTATCCGGATCTGATCACTGCCGATCCGAAGCTGGTAACGGCCAAAGCGGTCGTTCCGCTGGAGGATCTGATCGACAAATACGGGCCGCACTTGAAAGAGCATTATGCGAACTATTGGAACCAGATGAAGGATTCCAGCGACGGCCATATCTATTGGCTGCCGAACTATGGCGCCTATACCGGGGATTTCCTTGCAACCAATTATTCGGGACCGGCCTTCTGGATCCAGAAGGATGTGCTCAAAGATGCGGGCTTCCCGACGCCTAAGACGCTGGACGATTATTTCAAACTGATCAGCGACTACGCCGCGAAGCATCCGAAAACGGTCGACGGTCAGCCGACAATCGGTTTCACGACGCTTGCTTACGACTGGCGGACGTTCCCGCTGACCAACGCGCCGGAGCACCTGAGCGGCCACGCAAACGACGGCGGAGTCGTGGTCGACAACGGAGTCGCTTCCGTATTCGCGACGCAAGATATCGCGAAGACTTATTACAAGAAGCTTAACGATATCTATAACCAAGGCTTAATGGACAAAGAAGCCTTCGTTCAAAACTATGACCAGTACATCGCTAAGGTCTCTACAGGCCGCGTGCTCGGCATGTTCGACCAGCACTGGAACTTCCAGGACGGCGAAAACGAGCTGATCTCGCAGAATAAGATTGGCGAAACGTATGTTGGCTTCCCGCTGACGTACGATGGCGTTACGGATCACTACCTGGACCGTCCCGTTCTCAACTTGAACAACGGCTTCGGCATCAGCAAGGATGCGAAGGATCCCGTGCGCATCATCAAGTTCCTCGACGCGTTAATGACGGAAGACTGGCAGAAGACGCTGTCGTGGGGTGAGAAAGGCGTCGACTACGAAGTGGACGCGAACGGTAAATTCACCCGTACGCAGAAAGAGCGCGACGAGCAGAATGATCCGACTTGGAAGCTGGCCAATAAAGCCGATGCGTTCTACGGTTACGCGCCGAAGATGGAAGGCACCTTCACCGACGGCAACGCTACGTCGGCGGGAACTCAGCCAGACGAGTTCTACGCCTCGCTTAAGCCGCAGGATAAAGAAATCCTGGACGCCTACAAACACAAGACTTGGACGGAATTCTTCACGCCTGCGCCGGAGAATCCGGTCGCTTATCCGGCCTGGAACATCGATCTGATCGACGGCTCGGATGCATCGGTAGCAAACAAGCAAATGACGGATGCTACGCTTAAGTATCTGCCTCAGGCGATTATGGCGAAGACGGAGAAATTCGACACTGTCTGGGATCAGTACGTGAATGCTTACAAGAAGATCAACGTGAAAGCGTACGAAGATCGGATCAACTCGCAAATTCAGTGGCGGACCCAGAACTGGTCCAGCAATTAA
- a CDS encoding ABC transporter permease: MTAPKSSFLKRMRSQKQLMLMSLPMLLYVFLFSYYPLWGWTQAFQNFKPALSFSQQEWVGLKQFRFLFRDDTFLLVLRNTIAMSFINLVLGFVTAIVFAILLNEIKTRLYKRAIQTISYLPHFLSWIIVTGLVANALSVDGGIINVVLMKLGFIHEPIMWLSKPHYFWGIVGASHVWKEIGWNTIIYLAAITSIDPSLYEAAEIDGANRYRKMLNITLPGIKSIVIILVIMNLGWIMDAGFEVQYFLGNGVVVDWSQTIDIFVLKYGIQIGNYSLATAAGIFKTVVSVALIFAANTTAKRFGEDRLI; this comes from the coding sequence ATGACCGCACCGAAGTCTTCCTTTCTGAAACGGATGCGCAGCCAGAAGCAGTTGATGCTGATGTCGCTGCCTATGCTGCTTTACGTCTTTTTATTTTCCTACTACCCCCTTTGGGGCTGGACGCAAGCCTTTCAGAATTTCAAGCCGGCGTTGTCTTTTTCCCAGCAGGAATGGGTCGGCTTAAAGCAATTTAGATTTCTTTTCAGAGACGACACGTTTCTGCTCGTGCTTCGCAACACCATTGCAATGAGCTTCATCAATCTTGTGCTCGGCTTCGTCACGGCGATCGTGTTCGCCATTTTGCTTAATGAAATCAAGACCAGGCTGTATAAGCGAGCGATACAAACGATCTCTTATCTCCCGCACTTTCTATCATGGATAATCGTAACGGGCCTCGTTGCGAATGCGCTTTCCGTGGACGGCGGCATCATCAACGTCGTGCTCATGAAGCTCGGATTTATTCACGAACCGATCATGTGGCTCAGCAAACCTCACTACTTCTGGGGAATTGTCGGCGCTTCTCACGTGTGGAAGGAAATCGGATGGAATACGATTATTTACTTGGCGGCTATTACGTCCATCGATCCCTCTCTTTATGAGGCAGCTGAGATCGATGGAGCGAACCGATATCGTAAGATGCTTAATATCACGCTGCCGGGAATCAAATCGATCGTCATTATACTGGTGATCATGAATCTCGGATGGATTATGGACGCTGGATTCGAAGTGCAATACTTCCTGGGTAACGGCGTCGTCGTCGACTGGTCGCAGACCATCGATATATTCGTCCTGAAATACGGCATACAGATCGGCAACTATTCGCTGGCAACCGCCGCAGGCATCTTTAAGACCGTGGTCAGCGTAGCGCTGATTTTCGCTGCCAATACGACCGCGAAACGCTTCGGCGAAGATCGATTAATATGA
- a CDS encoding carbohydrate ABC transporter permease → MKSRTHSLEPVVFNTFNAIVMIALGIVTLYPFLNTIAVSFNAGNDTLRGGIYLWPRIWTWQNYNAVFAGGTIFHAFWVSVARTLIATVLSLFLTSMLAYTISRKEYVFRQPITIIVVLTMYFNAGLIPNYFLIKDLHLLNHFAVYVVPGLISAFNMIVIRTYMQTLPEGLIESAKVDGAGDFRTFFSIILPLCQPVLATVALFVAVGQWNSWFDTFLYASSKLNLSTLQYELMKLLSSASLSNSNPSVANGNNPAAINMVTPLSIRASITIVASLPILVVYPFLQKYFVHGLQLGGVKE, encoded by the coding sequence ATGAAATCGAGAACGCACAGTCTGGAGCCGGTTGTCTTCAACACGTTCAACGCCATCGTCATGATTGCGCTTGGAATCGTCACGCTGTATCCGTTTCTGAATACAATTGCCGTCTCGTTTAACGCCGGTAACGATACGCTCCGCGGAGGCATCTATCTATGGCCTCGGATTTGGACTTGGCAAAACTACAACGCCGTATTCGCAGGCGGAACGATCTTTCACGCCTTCTGGGTATCGGTGGCAAGAACGCTCATCGCCACGGTGCTCAGCCTGTTTCTGACCTCGATGCTGGCGTATACGATTAGCCGCAAGGAATATGTGTTTCGCCAGCCGATAACGATCATCGTCGTCCTGACGATGTATTTCAATGCAGGACTTATACCGAACTACTTCTTGATCAAGGACTTGCATCTGCTCAATCATTTCGCGGTCTACGTCGTTCCGGGCTTGATCAGCGCCTTCAATATGATTGTTATTCGGACCTATATGCAGACGCTGCCGGAAGGGCTTATCGAATCGGCCAAGGTGGACGGAGCGGGAGACTTCCGGACGTTCTTCTCGATCATCCTGCCGCTGTGCCAGCCGGTTCTCGCTACCGTTGCGCTGTTCGTCGCAGTCGGCCAGTGGAATTCCTGGTTCGATACCTTCCTGTATGCGTCCTCCAAGCTGAACTTGAGCACGCTGCAGTACGAACTGATGAAGCTGCTGTCTTCCGCATCGCTTTCGAACAGCAACCCGTCGGTAGCCAACGGGAACAATCCGGCGGCGATCAACATGGTGACCCCGTTATCGATTCGGGCGTCCATTACGATCGTCGCATCCTTGCCGATTCTCGTCGTCTATCCGTTCCTGCAAAAGTATTTCGTACATGGCTTGCAGCTCGGCGGCGTGAAGGAGTAG
- a CDS encoding alpha/beta hydrolase, giving the protein MYLETAPSGYDQCRDDVPHGKMATVEYESGTVGCKRKCMIYTPPGYADETKYSVLYLLHGIGGDELEWYTHAAPQVILDNLHAEGKLAPMIVVLPNGRAMPNDRAEGNLFDADKIKAFETFESDLMNDLIPYVESRYPVLTGSENRALAGLSMGGGQSLNIGLKHLRSFAWIGAFSAAPNTKAPELLIPQPEETTANLRLLWLSCGMLDELKHVSDRTHAYLAELQVPHLWYEESGGHDWPVWKNDLYHFSQLIFK; this is encoded by the coding sequence ATGTATCTTGAAACGGCTCCATCTGGTTATGACCAATGCAGGGATGATGTTCCTCACGGAAAAATGGCAACGGTCGAATATGAATCCGGCACGGTCGGCTGCAAACGTAAATGCATGATCTACACGCCTCCCGGATACGCCGATGAAACGAAGTATAGCGTCTTGTATCTCTTGCACGGGATCGGAGGGGATGAGCTGGAATGGTATACGCATGCCGCTCCGCAGGTGATTCTGGATAATTTGCATGCGGAAGGCAAGCTCGCTCCTATGATCGTCGTTCTGCCGAACGGCCGTGCAATGCCGAATGACAGGGCGGAGGGAAACCTATTCGATGCCGATAAAATAAAAGCATTCGAGACGTTCGAATCGGATTTGATGAATGACTTGATCCCTTATGTGGAGTCGCGCTACCCGGTTCTAACGGGTTCGGAGAACCGGGCATTAGCCGGCCTATCCATGGGCGGCGGGCAATCCTTGAACATTGGATTGAAACATCTCCGTTCATTCGCATGGATCGGGGCATTCTCTGCCGCGCCGAATACGAAAGCGCCCGAGCTGCTTATCCCGCAGCCGGAGGAGACGACGGCAAACCTCAGGTTGCTGTGGTTGTCGTGCGGCATGTTGGATGAACTGAAACACGTGAGCGACAGAACGCATGCCTATCTGGCAGAGCTCCAGGTTCCTCACCTATGGTATGAAGAGAGCGGCGGGCATGATTGGCCGGTATGGAAAAATGATTTGTATCATTTCTCCCAGCTTATTTTTAAATAA
- a CDS encoding glycoside hydrolase family 43 protein codes for MEDTGVKVASAVGKLPPQGNPLVSHKFGADPYALVYGDRVYLYMTNDVLEYNADGSVKDNTYGNINQIGVISSDDLANWTDHGVIAAAGPSGAARWATQSWAPAIAHKAMDGKDKFFLYFANNASGIGVLEGDSPTGPWKDPIGKALILRSTPGVEDVTWLFDPAVFVDDDGKAYIYFGGGVPEGKDEMPNTARVMELGDDMTSVVGEAKVIPAPFMFEDAGINKHNGTYYYTYCSNFYDGVRPEGSPPAGEIAYMTSDNPLGPWTYRGTILKNPGYFFGVGGNNHHVIFRFKDAWYIAYHAQTLSQAMGVAQGYRSTHLNQLTFREADPSIQEITADYKGVPQIITFNPYNRVEAATIAWQSGIATEAAASGGMAVTDIDSGDWIALSKVDFGSKGASAFTATLSDAGAASVIELRLDAADGKLVGKLQVPAAAAELAEYRTEVSGAEGVHDLYLVFKGEPETKLFKLYDWQFSE; via the coding sequence ATGGAAGATACAGGAGTCAAGGTTGCAAGCGCTGTCGGTAAATTGCCGCCTCAAGGAAATCCGCTTGTCTCGCATAAGTTCGGGGCGGATCCGTACGCGCTCGTCTATGGAGACCGTGTCTACCTATACATGACGAACGACGTTCTCGAATATAACGCGGACGGAAGCGTGAAGGACAATACGTACGGCAATATCAATCAAATCGGGGTGATCTCGTCCGATGATTTGGCGAACTGGACGGACCATGGCGTCATTGCCGCAGCAGGTCCGTCAGGTGCGGCCCGATGGGCGACGCAATCCTGGGCGCCTGCCATCGCGCATAAGGCGATGGATGGAAAGGATAAGTTTTTCCTTTATTTCGCGAATAATGCGAGCGGTATCGGCGTCTTGGAGGGCGACAGCCCGACGGGACCTTGGAAGGACCCGATCGGCAAGGCGCTGATCTTAAGATCAACGCCAGGAGTCGAGGATGTCACATGGTTATTCGATCCGGCCGTATTCGTCGATGATGACGGCAAGGCTTATATCTACTTCGGCGGCGGCGTGCCGGAAGGCAAGGATGAAATGCCGAATACCGCGCGGGTGATGGAGCTCGGCGACGATATGACCAGCGTAGTAGGCGAAGCCAAGGTTATTCCTGCTCCATTCATGTTCGAAGATGCAGGAATCAACAAGCATAACGGCACTTACTACTATACTTATTGTTCGAACTTCTATGATGGCGTCCGTCCGGAAGGTAGTCCTCCGGCAGGAGAGATTGCCTATATGACCAGCGACAATCCGCTTGGCCCGTGGACATACCGGGGGACTATACTGAAGAACCCGGGCTATTTCTTCGGCGTGGGCGGCAATAACCACCATGTCATCTTCCGGTTTAAGGATGCTTGGTATATCGCCTATCATGCCCAAACCTTATCCCAAGCGATGGGCGTGGCGCAAGGCTATCGTTCCACCCATCTGAATCAGCTGACCTTCCGGGAGGCCGATCCGTCTATTCAAGAGATCACTGCGGATTACAAAGGCGTACCGCAGATTATAACGTTCAATCCGTATAATCGGGTGGAAGCGGCAACGATAGCATGGCAGTCAGGCATTGCAACGGAAGCTGCCGCATCCGGCGGAATGGCCGTTACGGATATCGACAGCGGTGACTGGATTGCGTTATCCAAGGTGGATTTCGGCAGTAAAGGAGCTTCGGCGTTTACGGCAACCTTGTCGGATGCTGGCGCGGCGAGCGTAATCGAACTGCGGCTGGATGCAGCGGACGGCAAGCTGGTAGGTAAATTGCAGGTTCCGGCAGCGGCAGCGGAATTGGCCGAATACCGCACCGAGGTAAGTGGTGCCGAAGGCGTCCATGATTTATATCTGGTATTTAAAGGGGAGCCCGAAACCAAGCTGTTCAAGCTATATGACTGGCAGTTCAGCGAATAA